A single window of Oncorhynchus clarkii lewisi isolate Uvic-CL-2024 chromosome 10, UVic_Ocla_1.0, whole genome shotgun sequence DNA harbors:
- the LOC139418183 gene encoding transcriptional regulator Erg-like isoform X2: MASTIKEALSVVSEDQSLFECTYGTPHHAKAEMAAAAASEYGQTAKMSPRVHQQDWLSQPPTRVTIKMECSSGQVNGNRNSPDECSVGKNGKLSSGGEGSTPVTYSSYLEDKHIAPPNMTTNERRVIVPADPTLWSTEHVRQWLEWAVKEYGLLDVDVALFHNMDGKDLCKMSKEDFQRLTLSYNADILLSHLHYLRETPLPHLTSDDVDKALQNSPRLMHARNTGGASFIFPNTPVYPTDNSPRVSTRPDLAYEAARRAGWPTQAVSSTKGSQPSPVIVTKTEEQRPQLDPYQILGPTSSRLANPDVGRDSNKPQSADIALLLSFKGSGQIQLWQFLLELLSDSTNSGCITWEGTNGEFKMTDPDEVARRWGERKSKPNMNYDKLSRALRYYYDKNIMTKVHGKRYAYKFDFHGIAQALQPHPPESSMYKYPSDLSYMSTYHTHQQKVNFVTPHPQALPVNSSSFFAGPNPYWNSPTGGIYPNTRHPGAHMPSHLGTYY; the protein is encoded by the exons GAAGCGTTGTCGGTGGTGAGTGAGGACCAGTCGCTGTTCGAGTGCACCTACGGAACGCCCCACCACGCCAAGGCTGAGATGGCGGCGGCGGCGGCCAGCGAGTACGGCCAGACGGCCAAGATGAGCCCCAGGGTGCACCAGCAGGACTGGCTGTCCCAGCCGCCCACCCGCGTCACCATCAAGATGGAGTGCAGCAGTGGACAGGTCAACGGCAACAG AAACTCTCCTGACGAATGCAGCGTGGGGAAGAACGGGAAGCTGTCCAGTGGAGGAGAGGGCAGCACCCCTGTCACTTACAGCAGTTACCTGGAGGACAAGCACATCGCTCCCCCCAACATGACCACCAATGAGCGCCGCGTCATTGTTCCCGCAG ATCCCACACTCTGGTCCACGGAGCATGTGCGCCAGTGGCTGGAGTGGGCAGTTAAGGAGTATGGCTTGCTGGACGTGGACGTGGCTCTCTTCCACAACATGGACGGCAAGGACCTGTGCAAGATGAGCAAGGAGGACTTTCAGAGGCTCACGCTCAGCTACAACGCAGACATCCTGCTCTCCCACCTGCACTACCTCAGAGAGA CTCCACTTCCTCACTTGACTTCCGATGATGTTGACAAAGCCTTACAAAACTCCCCGCGGTTAATGCATGCTCGCAACACAG GAGGTGCAAGTTTTATTTTCCCCAACACTCCCGTTTATCCCACTGACAACTCCCCCAGAGTCTCCACTAGGCCAG ACCTGGCATATGAAGCAGCCAGAAGAGCTGGATGGCCTACACAAGCTGTGTCTTCCACCAAAG GTTCCCAGCCCTCCCCAGTCATTGTCACCAAAACAGAGGAGCAGAGGCCTCAGCTAG ATCCTTACCAGATCCTGGGGCCCACGAGCAGCAGGCTGGCAAACCCCG ACGTTGGCCGGGACTCAAACAAACCGCAATCCGCCGACATCGCACTACTCTTGAGCTTTAAAG GCTCGGGACAGATACAGTTGTGGCAGTTCCTGCTGGAGCTCCTGTCAGACAGCACCAACTCTGGCTGCATCACCTGGGAGGGCACCAATGGCGAGTTCAAGATGACCGACCCTGACGAGGTGGCAAGGCGCTGGGGCGAGAGGAAGAGCAAGCCCAACATGAACTACGACAAGCTGAGCCGTGCCTTGCGCTACTACTACGACAAGAACATCATGACCAAGGTGCACGGCAAGCGCTACGCCTACAAGTTTGACTTCCACGGCATTGCCCAGGCCCTGCAGCCTCACCCTCCAGAGTCCTCCATGTACAAGTACCCCTCCGATCTGTCTTACATGAGCACCTACCATACACACCAGCAGAAGGTCAACTTCGTCACGCCCCACCCCCAAGCGCTACCCGTCAACTCCTCCAGCTTCTTTGCTGGCCCCAACCCCTACTGGAACTCTCCCACTGGAGGTATCTACCCCAACACCCGGCACCCAGGCGCTCACATGCCCTCCCACCTGGGCACGTACTATTAG